One Companilactobacillus heilongjiangensis genomic window, TTACTGGCGAAAAGAAGATTGCTGATCTAACAATCAGTGAAAAGATTATTGATCCAGATGATCCCGATACATTACAAGATATGTTAATTGACGCTTTAAACAATGCTTTTAAAGCTGTTGACGATGATAAACAAGCTAAATTAGGTAAATATACGAACGGGTTGATGTAATGAAATATCCAGAACCAATATCTAAATTAATTGATAGTTATATGATGTTACCAGGTATCGGTCGCAAGACTGCTACTAGAATGGCATTCTTTACCCTTGGAATGGACAAAGACCAAGTTAATGAGTTTGCCGAAAATCTGATTTCTGCTAAGACTGATTTAAAATCATGTCGAATTTGTGGAAACATTACGACTGAAGAAATTTGTTCAATCTGTAGTGATAAGAACCGTGATCAATCGACAATCTTGGTAGTTGAGCAGGCCAAAGATATCATGTCGCTAGATGATATGAATGGTTATAATGGTTTGTATCACGTGCTAGGAGGGGTTCTTTCACCAATTGATGGCGTTGGCCCCGAAGATTTAAATATTAAGTTGTTGTTAAACCGTTTGAAGGAAAATCAAAACGTCAGAGAATTGATTATCGCAACAAACGCAACTCCAGAAGGAGAAGCAACTGCTCAATATTTAGCCAAATTAGTTAAGCCAGCAGGAATAAAAGTAACTAGACTAGCACACGGACTAGCAGTCGGATCTGATATTGAATATGCAGATGAGATGACCTTGAAGAGTGCCGTTTTAGGACGCAGGGAGATTTAACATGTTTGGTAGAAGAAAAGCAACTGTCCAAAAAATGGAAGATGATCGCCTTTTAGACAATATTCACCAGATTCAACAACGAATCGGTAATACCCAACGAATGATCAATAATTCAGTGGATGTCGACGACGAGACCAGAGTTCATTTGAAACTGGATCAGTTGAAATATCAATTCTTGTATTTAGAAGCAAGAAGACGAAAAGCTACTGCGAAAGCCACAACCAACATTATCTTTGGTGATGAAGATACATTTTTGAAGCAACCAAGTCGCGCTGAAAAGCACTGGTAAAATGTTAGGGCTGCCGCCTCCGGACACGAGAAGATTTGTGCCTGCTGTGGGACCGGCTCGAGCCGAAGTGCGGTCTCGACCCTCGATTTTGAACTTCGCAAAGTACGCGAATTTCAAAATACGTCCTGTGCCGTAAGGCTGGAAAATCACCGACCTAACACCACTTTCACTGCGGGCACAATCTTCTCGTGTCCGGAAGCTAGTGTAACTTTTGGTTGTTCGGTTATTTAAAAATTTAGATGATTATAAATGAAATCAAGTTATTCCTGATATTTTGGGAATTGCTTGGTTTTTTATTTACTTTCGAATCAGGGAAAAATTCGTTATCCTATTTGATAGGAAGACAAATGATTTATATTATTTTATAAAATTGCATAAATTAAACTCAGGATTATTTTAGAACAACGAATATCTTAGCCTTCGGGTGCGAGTGATGGAGTCAAGCAGTGACAGTGGCGTTAGGGCTTCAGCCCTTACGCCACAGGACGATTTTGAGACGCGAACTTCGGCTCAAAATCGAGGGTCGAGACCGCACTTCGGCTCGAGCCGGTCCCACAGCGGACTCCATCACTCGCACCCGAAGGCGGCATTCCCAAGATATGTTTTTTCTAAAACAAGAGCTAAAGTTTCATTTCAAGCCAATTTCAAGTAAAATAGTAGTAATCATCTAGGAGAGATTAATCTATGTCAGGAATATTTATATCGTTTGAAGGACCAGATGGAGCAGGTAAAACGACCGCTCTTAAAACACTAATGCCACTTTTGCAGGCTAAGACCGACCAAGAGATTGTGCTTTCTCGTGAGCCCGGTGGCAGTTCCATTTCTGAAAAAATCAGAAAAATTATTTTAGACATTCATGATGAAGAAATGGACCCCAGAACTGAAGCTTTATTGTACGCTGCTGCAAGACGTCAACATTTGATTGATGTTATTTTGCCAACGTTGCAAGCTAACAAAATCATGTTGAGCGACCGTTTTGTCGACAGTTCCATTGCTTATCAAGGCGGTGGCCGTGAAATTGGGATGAAAGAAGTCGCTGATATTAACGATTTTGCCATTGATGGACATTTGCCAGACTTAACAATTTACTTTGACGTATCGCCTGAAGTTGGTTTGTCACGTATTAGAAAAGACCATGAGGGTGCGATGGATCGCTTAGAACGTGAAGCTATCGACTTCCACAATCGGGTTTACGATTCATATATGAAGATTGTTAAAGCTAATCCTGATAGAATAAAAACAATTAACGCTGAACAAGCACCGGAAAAAGTTGTTGCCGATGCTTTGGATGCCATAATTAAGAGATTTCCGAATATTTTTAACAAAGGAGAATAAATCATGAAACTCATTGTAGCCATAATTCAATCAAAAGATAGTCAACAATTGCAAGCTAGTCTTGTTAAAGGTGGTTTTAGAGCTACACAGTTGTCATCGACTGGTGGTTTCTTAAAAGCCGGTAACTGTACATTCTTGATTGGTGTCGAAGAGGAAAAAATCGACGATGCTTTAGCTGTAATCAAGAAAACTTGTCATACCAGAGTTCAATATGTGACTCCAACATTTCTCATGCCCGAAGCTGCTTCCAGTTTGAGCGAACCAGTTGAAGTCCAAGTTGGCGGTGCAACATGCTTTATTTTGCCAGTTGATAAATTCGTGAGATTCTAATAATGGAAAGTTTACTAACAGAACAACCGCGAGTTGTTAATGAATTTAAAAAAATTATTTCGACCAATATGTTGTCACACGCATATTTGATCGACAATGCTTCATCCAAAATTAGGCAGCAGATGGCTATTTGGTTAGCACAGAGTCAGTTTTGTGAAAATTTACAAGATGGTGCTCCTGACCAAACGTGTCAAAAGTGTCAGACAATTGCTTTGGGCGATAATCCTGATGTGTTAGAGATTCAGACCGAAAAGCAAAGTATCGGTGTTGACGACATCAAATTTTTCAAAAAGGAAGCCAATATGGCTGCTACGCAAGGTAAACGAAGAATTTTGATTATCGACGAAGCTGAGAAGATGACCGTTCAAGCTGCGAATAATCTGTTGAAAACTATTGAAGAACCAGAAGGTAATCTGATGATTATCTTGTTGGCCGATTCGGCTAAGCAACTTTTACCGACTATCCAATCACGTGTGCAGATTTTTCATCTGTCGAACCAGAGTAACGATGATGAAATTGCTAGTTTGGTTGCAGTGGGATTTAAGAGTGACCAAGCAGAACGAGCTTTAAAAGTTACCGATATTAAATATTTGGAAAGTATTACGGGCGATAAATACCAAGCTTTGAGTACAGCACTCGCGAGTTGGTTAAAAGAAGTTAACAAACAAAAAATAAATAGTTTTGTCGACATACAGACTGATATCATGCCTTTAGTTGAGAATAAAGATCAACAACATTTGGTTTTCGACATGTTGAATCAAATTTTTAGTGATATATTATCAATTAGGTACAATTTAGAAAAATCAACATTAACGTCGGTGGATATCTTGGATCAAAAGGGTATCAAGAAAATTGTTAGTATGTCGGATGATTTATTTACAGCTGAACAAATGTGGAAAAGTAATGTATCGTTTCAGGCTATTTTAGAAGATTTATCATTAAAATTTGTGGATTAGTAGGTGAAATCATGGCAGAGAAAGATTTATATGATGAATTTGAGACAATCACAAATCAATTGAATGATATAACTAAAAAGGTTTCTTTGCTGAAAGAGGAACTATCCAAGGCTCTTGAAGAAAAAGAAGAGTTAAAGATAGAGAATCAAAATCTTCGTAAACATTTGGAAAAAATGGGTTATGAGGACAAGGATATTAAAGGCAATGAATTATCTTACTCACGATTGAATCTTGAGAGTTTATATCGTAAAGGATTTCATGTTTGCCAACAATTCTACGGAACTCACCGTAAGGACAAGGAAGAATGTATCTTCTGTACCAACGTCCTTTATGGCAGTAACGACAAAGGTAAGAAAAAGAAAGTTAATATTAGATAAGGGGAGCTATTTGAATGAAAGAACAAAGGAGTTTTGTTGATAATTCGAAGGGCTGCCTTTTTTTAGTGCCAACACCAATTGGTAATTTAGAAGATATGACTTTTCGAGCTGTCAACACGTTAAAAGACGTCGATTTAGTTGCAGCTGAGGATACACGTAATACTAAAAATTTATTAAATCATTTTGAAATACCAACAGAATTAATAAGTTTTCATGATCATAATACTGCTCAACGTATTCCAGAATTAATAGAAAAAATGAATGCCGGTGTCAAAATTGCTCAAGTCAGTGATGCTGGTGCACCATCAATCAGTGATCCTGGTAAAGAACTAGTTAAAGCTGCCATTAAGGCTGATATTCCAGTGGTTCCACTACCCGGAGCTACTGCTTCAGTTACAGCCTTGATTGCTTCAGGGATTGCACCACAGCCGTTTTATTTCTATGGATTTTTACCTCGTAAAGGTAAGGAAAGAACTGAAGCTTTGAACAATCTGTCTCAACGTGAGGAAACAACGATTGTTTATGAATCTCCATATCGTGTTAAGAAGACGATTCAAGATTTGATCGATAACTTTGGAGCTGACCGTCAAATTACTTTAGCACGGGAATTAACGAAGATTCACGAAGCTTTCTTACGTGGCAGTTTGGAACAAGTTGCTGAGTATTATCAAGACAATGATCCTAAGGGTGAATATGTTTTGATTATTGCTGGAAAGCCAGTTGAGGCCGCTACTCAAGAGGAATCTGATGATGACTTGGTCGTAGCAGTGGATAGTTTAATTAAACAAGGTGAAAAGCCAAACAAAGCAATCAAAGAGGTTGCGGCTCGTAATGGATTGAAGAAACAGGATGTTTACAATCTTTATCACGGAATCGGAGAGGAACAATAGTGACAGAGAAAAGAACTTTTGCAATTGAAATGGAAGTACCGTATTATTTCGTCAACTTTTCAGGAGAAATGCGCCTGTCAGCTTTGATTGATATAATGCTATTAACTTCAGAAAAGCAGCTCCATCAGTCAGACTTAGATAGTGCGGAAATGGTTCAGAACGAAGGACTCGGTTGGGTCGTTGTTCAATATCATATGGATATTAAGCAGATGCCTAAACTCGGTCAAAAGTTGAAAGTTATCACCCAAGCAACTAGTTATAATAAGTATTTCTTCTATCGTAATTTCTGGATTGAAGATGAAAATGGCGACACAATCGTTAAAGCTGAAAGTGCCTTTGTTTTGATTGATATTAAAGAACGTAAGATTGTCGGAGCCAATGATCGTTTAGATGATAAGTTTGGGGCTGAAGAAACTACTAAGCTCAAGCGTTTTAATCGTTTAAAAGTGCCGGATGATTACGACTTCAAGCAACCACAACATATTGGTTACTATAATATCGATGTTAATAAACATGTTAATAATTCATATTATTTCGACTGGATGGTCGATACATTAGATATGGACTTTATCGGCAGTCACACACTCAAGAGTATGGATATTAAATATGACAAAGAGTTGAATATTGAGAGTGAACCAGTTTCATATGCGAAACTCGATAATACGAATAATAAATCAATTCATTGGATAAAGAATGGTGACGTACTGAACGTTATTGCTCAATTTGAATGGAAAGATAAGTAATTTACAAACAAAATACTTGCTTACAGAAAATATAGTGTTATTATTGACGAGTACTTAAAAATTTGGGGTAGGGTTCAAGGCGTCAAGTGTCGATGGAACGGAATGTGAACATCGAACAAAGAGTTTTCTCGCGATCTTGGATCCGCATTCGCCACTTTATATACGTCTCTTTTGCCTATATCTGGTGGCAGCTCCTTTCGGGAGATGTCGATTATGAACAGTAGAAGTTCAGTAATAAGCGTTCAAGAAGTTACTTGGATGGCGTTATTGATAGCATTACAAATGGTGCTATCAAAATTATCATTCGGTAGCAATACCTTGAAAGTTGGATTCAGTTTTATTGCAATTGGGTTATTAGGTTATTATTTCGGACCTTTTAAAGCTGCAATAGCTAATGTGTTAGCTGATGTGATTGGTCATTCAGTCTTATCAGCAGGAAGTGCATTCTTCCTTGGATTCACTTTTTCAGCGTTGGTAGCAGGTGCAATTTATGGTTTCATGCTTTATAACCACAAAGTAACAATTTGGAGAAGTTTTCTCACTGTATTGCTGATTACAGTAATCGTAAATATAGGTTTGAATACTTTGTGGATTCACATGATGACTAACGTGCCTTATGTAACTTTATTGGTTCCAAGACTTGTGAAAGAGGCGTTCAGTCTGGTTTATCAGACGGGTCTTTTATATATCGTCCTTAAATGGATTGATAATTCGAAATTCAATAAAATCGGCTAATAGGGCCGATTTTTTTTTGTACAAAAATTCTGTGTTAAAATAGTTTTATTAAGAATGAGGGATAAATATGAAAATTTTAGCATTTGATTCATCTAATAAGCCGCTATCCGTTGCCGTTGTAGTTGATGGCAAAGTTTTAGCTCATTTGGAGTCGACTGAAAAGAAGACTCACAGTATTACTATTTTGCCAGATATTAAAAAAGCTTTAGCCGAATCTAACTTAACTATTGACGATATCGACTTAATTGCGGTTGCTAAAGGACCCGGTTCTTACACTGGAGTCAGAATCGCGGTTACAGTTGCTAAGACTTTAGCAGATACTTTGCACAAGAATTTAGTCGGAGTTTCTAGCCTAGAATTATTAGCTGCTAACGGGGACAAAGCTCATATTCTAGTGCCATTAATGGATGCTAGAAATGACAATGCATTTGCTGGAGTTTATCAAAACTCACGTGATAAGTTTGTCAGTATCATTGGGGATCATCACACTTCAATGGAGAAATTATTCGCTGCTTTGAAGGAATATGATGAAGATCAACTGGAATTTATCAACGCTACACCAAGATTACAAGAATTAATTCAAAATCAATTTCCAAATGCCAAAATTATTGCCGCTGAAGATTCATTGCCAGATGCAGCTAAGCTTGCCAAATTAGCTGAGTCAAAGAAACCAGTTACTGATATTGATGATTTTGTGCCAACATATTTACGTTTGACACAAGCTGAGCATGACTGGTATGCCAAAGGACATAAGGATGACGGCAATGTTTCTTATGTTGAAGAAGTTTAAAAAGTTATTTTCTAATAAAACCATGAAATTTGATTTTGAAGAACAAATAGTTTCAATTGAAGATCGAAAGTTTACTTTAAGAAAAGCTAGTCCCAAAGATGCTATTCAATTTATGAAGATTCAGGAAACAATTTATCCAATTCCAGTTCCATGGCCAATTGATATCGTGCGGATGGAAATTGATAATAGGAATGCACTTTATTTGTCGTTAGTTGAAAATGAGCGAGTGATTGCCTTTATCGGAGTTTCGTTGGGAGATAAAGCTGAGTCGCATATTACTAATTTAGCTGTGGATGCTGATTACCAGAATATGGGGATTGGTCATTTACTATTGAATGAAGTTTTTAATTACTGTCGCGCACGTGAGTATCAGAAGATGTCATTAGAAGTGGACGTAACTAATGATTCAGCGTTAGCTTTGTACGATGCGTTTGGGTTTAAAGTTCGAACTGTGCATAAGAAGTATTATTTTAGAAATCATCACGATGCATGGGAAATGATCGTTGATCTATGAGGAGATTACTGTGGAAAAAGATACATTAATAATGTCGTTTGAAAGTAGCTGTGATGAGACATCAGTTGCTATTATTAAGAATGGTAAGGAAATTTTATCGAATATTATTGCAACACAAATAAAGAGCCACCAACGTTTCGGTGGAGTTGTGCCCGAAGTTGCCAGTAGACACCACGTTGAAGAGGTTACTAAGTGTATCGATTTGGCGCTGGATAAAGCTAAAGTTGGCTACGAAGATCTCGATGCCGTTGCTGTTACTTATGGACCAGGCCTAGTTGGTTCATTGTTGATTGGAATCATGGCAGCGAAGACAGTAGCATTTGCCCACAATTTACCATTGATTAAAGTTAATCACTTGGCCGGACACATTTATTCAGCTAACTTTGTGACTGAATTACAATATCCATTCATGTCATTGTTAGTTTCTGGTGGACACACTGAACTAGTTTTGGTCACAGCTCCCGGAGTTTTCCACACCTTGGGCGATACCCGTGATGATGCCGTTGGGGAAGCTTATGACAAAATTGGTCGTGTGCTGGGTATCAACTATCCAGCTGGTAAAAAAGTCGATGAGATGGCTGCTGTTGGAAAAGATACTTTCAATTTCCCTAGAGCCATGGTTCAAGAAGATAACTTGGACTTCAGTTTCAGTGGCTTGAAGAGTGCGTTTATCAATACTGTTCATCACGCTGATCAAGTTCATGAAGAGTTGAACAAGGATGATTTGGCTGCCAGTTTCCAAGGCGCCGTGTTAGATATTTTGACAAATAAGACATTCAAAGCTTTGAAATTGCATCCAGTTAAGCAATTGATTGTTGGTGGTGGAGTTTCAGCTAACCAAGGTTTGCGTAAACGCTTGGCTGAAGAGATTGAAAAACGTGATATGGATATGGAATTGGTATTCCCTCCATTGCGTTTGTGTGGCGATAATGCAGCTATGATTGGTGCTATGGCTCAGATTCAATATGACAAGGGTGACTTTGCAGAATTGGATTTGAATGCTGATCCTAGTTTGGATTTTGATATGGAATAGGGTTTTGCCGCCGGAGGCTGGCAGTAATATAGCCTGCGGTGTGACCGGTTCGAGCCAAGGTCTCTCACCTCGATTTTGAGCTTTGCAAAAACCGCAAATCTCAAAATACGTCAGTGGAGTAAGGGCTAAAGCCCTAACACCACTTGCACTGCGGGCTATATTACTGCCAGCCTCCGGCTAAGTTGTTTGAGGGCTCTAGGTTATTGATATATTGCAGTTTAATTAGTCTTCAAAATTATTAATGCTTTGTAATACTTAAATGTGAATAAATTTATAGGGATGCCATCGAAGTTTTAATCGGTGGTGTCTTTTTTTGCTGTGCATAAGTTTTCTTTTGGCTGAAATTTAAAGATGAAATATCAATTATATTTTTCCTTTAATATTTCCTATTGCCCCCACAAACCAAATAATATAAGATAGCCTCAACACAATCGAAAGATGAAAGAAGAGGAATCACTATGAAAGCTATTCTGACAGTTTTGGGTCACGACCAGGTTGGTATTGTGGCTAAGGTTTCAACTAAGTTGGCTGAACTTGACGTCAATATTATTGATATTTCGCAGACTTTGATGCATGACAACTTTACGATGATGATGATGGTGACATGGGATGATGCCACTAAATTTGACACGATCAAAGATAACTTGAGTGAACTTGGTCAAGCCACTGGTTTGGACATTCGCATTCAACGTGAAGAAATCTTTGATGCGATTCAGAAACTTTAGGAGGCTGCCATGGAAACTAATTCGATTTTAGAAACGATTCAGATGATTTCGGAAGAAAAACTCGACATTCGGACGATTACAATGGGTATTTCGTTGTTTGATTGTATCGATAGTGATGGTGAAAAGGCTCGTCAAAAAATTTACAATAAATTGATGACGAAAGCTAAGAATCTTGTTAAAGTAGCTGACCAAATTGAATCAGAATATGGGATTCCTATCGTCAATAAGCGTATTTCGGTTACACCGATTTCCTTGATTGCTGCGGCTTCTGGCGACAAGGATTATGTAGCTTATGCTAAAACAATGGATCAGGCGGCCAAAGATTTAGGTGTTGATTTGATTGGTGGTTTTTCGGCTTTAGTTCAAAAAGGTTATCAATCTGGTGACGTCAAATTGATTCAATCGATTCCACAAGCTTTGACGGAAACTAGTCGTGTCTGTGGCTCGGTCAATGTTGGTTCAACTCGTTCAGGTATCAACTTGGATGCGGTCGGTCAAATGGGTCAAGTGGTCAAAGATTTGGCAAAATTTGATCCTGTCAATTGTATGAGTTTAGTTATTTTTGCCAATGCGGTCGAAGATAATCCATTCATGGCTGGAGCTTTCCACGGTGTCGGTGAAGCTGATTGTGTCATCAACGTTGGTATCAGTGGTCCTGGAGTGGTCAAGAGTGCCCTAGAACATGTTAAAGGGCGACCAATCGATGTTGTTTCTGAGACTATTAAGAAGACGACGTTTAAAGTTACTAGAATGGGTCAATTCGTTGGAGATTTAGCTTCTAAGGCCTTGGGCGTACCTTTTGGTATCGTAGACTTGTCATTGGCTCCCACACCTAACGAGGGAGATTCTGTGGCTGAAATTTTAGAAGAAATCGGTTTGGAAAGTGTCGGCGCTCCCGGAACTACCGCTGCTTTGGCATTGTTGAACGATGCAGTTAAAAAGGGTGGTGTCATGGCCTGTGAACACGTTGGTGGCTTGTCAGGTGCCTTTATCCCAGTTTCTGAAGATGCTGAAATGATTCGTGCTGTTAATGCTGGCAATTTGAATATTGAAAAACTCGAGGCAATGACAGCTGTTTGTTCTGTTGGCCTTGATATGATTGCGATTCCTGGCGATACAACGGCTGAAACTATCAGTGGAATGATTGCGGACGAAGCTGCAATTGGCGTTATCAATAATAAGACGACTGCGGTCAGAATTATTCCTGCTACTGGTAAAAAAGTTGGCGATGAAGTTGAGTTTGGCGGACTCTTTGGACGAGCACCAGTAATGGCGGTCAATACCAACAGTCCCGCGGACTTTATCCATCGTGGCGGTAGAATTCCTGCACCTATCCATTCCTTTAAAAATTAACTTCACAAATACTGATATTCGTATCGGTATTTTTTTTGCTGTTTTTTTGAAAAAATCACTTAATTATTCGACCAAATTGTGGTACAAAGTATGGGAGGTGTATTCATGAAAACCAGAACAAAGATTTCATACGTAATTTTAAAGTATGATGATCAAACCGATAATATTTATACGAAGACATCAAATAATGAAAATCATGTCTACGAGATTCCTGCCTTTGACTACGTTCAAAAACGGGACGCTAACTTTAACGATGCTAAAACTTATATTCTAGAAAAAGTGATCGACTTTCAAACTTTTGTGGATGAAAATCATATCTTTATTCCGTTCATCAATGTAACTTT contains:
- a CDS encoding PFL family protein, with amino-acid sequence METNSILETIQMISEEKLDIRTITMGISLFDCIDSDGEKARQKIYNKLMTKAKNLVKVADQIESEYGIPIVNKRISVTPISLIAAASGDKDYVAYAKTMDQAAKDLGVDLIGGFSALVQKGYQSGDVKLIQSIPQALTETSRVCGSVNVGSTRSGINLDAVGQMGQVVKDLAKFDPVNCMSLVIFANAVEDNPFMAGAFHGVGEADCVINVGISGPGVVKSALEHVKGRPIDVVSETIKKTTFKVTRMGQFVGDLASKALGVPFGIVDLSLAPTPNEGDSVAEILEEIGLESVGAPGTTAALALLNDAVKKGGVMACEHVGGLSGAFIPVSEDAEMIRAVNAGNLNIEKLEAMTAVCSVGLDMIAIPGDTTAETISGMIADEAAIGVINNKTTAVRIIPATGKKVGDEVEFGGLFGRAPVMAVNTNSPADFIHRGGRIPAPIHSFKN
- a CDS encoding acyl-[acyl-carrier-protein] thioesterase, which translates into the protein MTEKRTFAIEMEVPYYFVNFSGEMRLSALIDIMLLTSEKQLHQSDLDSAEMVQNEGLGWVVVQYHMDIKQMPKLGQKLKVITQATSYNKYFFYRNFWIEDENGDTIVKAESAFVLIDIKERKIVGANDRLDDKFGAEETTKLKRFNRLKVPDDYDFKQPQHIGYYNIDVNKHVNNSYYFDWMVDTLDMDFIGSHTLKSMDIKYDKELNIESEPVSYAKLDNTNNKSIHWIKNGDVLNVIAQFEWKDK
- a CDS encoding YbaB/EbfC family nucleoid-associated protein produces the protein MGGMGGNMANIMRQAQKMQKEVQSATEELNKTEYSGSSVDDFVKVKVTGEKKIADLTISEKIIDPDDPDTLQDMLIDALNNAFKAVDDDKQAKLGKYTNGLM
- the rimI gene encoding ribosomal protein S18-alanine N-acetyltransferase; the encoded protein is MLKKFKKLFSNKTMKFDFEEQIVSIEDRKFTLRKASPKDAIQFMKIQETIYPIPVPWPIDIVRMEIDNRNALYLSLVENERVIAFIGVSLGDKAESHITNLAVDADYQNMGIGHLLLNEVFNYCRAREYQKMSLEVDVTNDSALALYDAFGFKVRTVHKKYYFRNHHDAWEMIVDL
- a CDS encoding ACT domain-containing protein, coding for MKAILTVLGHDQVGIVAKVSTKLAELDVNIIDISQTLMHDNFTMMMMVTWDDATKFDTIKDNLSELGQATGLDIRIQREEIFDAIQKL
- a CDS encoding cyclic-di-AMP receptor, which codes for MKLIVAIIQSKDSQQLQASLVKGGFRATQLSSTGGFLKAGNCTFLIGVEEEKIDDALAVIKKTCHTRVQYVTPTFLMPEAASSLSEPVEVQVGGATCFILPVDKFVRF
- a CDS encoding YaaL family protein, producing the protein MFGRRKATVQKMEDDRLLDNIHQIQQRIGNTQRMINNSVDVDDETRVHLKLDQLKYQFLYLEARRRKATAKATTNIIFGDEDTFLKQPSRAEKHW
- a CDS encoding folate family ECF transporter S component translates to MNSRSSVISVQEVTWMALLIALQMVLSKLSFGSNTLKVGFSFIAIGLLGYYFGPFKAAIANVLADVIGHSVLSAGSAFFLGFTFSALVAGAIYGFMLYNHKVTIWRSFLTVLLITVIVNIGLNTLWIHMMTNVPYVTLLVPRLVKEAFSLVYQTGLLYIVLKWIDNSKFNKIG
- the tmk gene encoding dTMP kinase, whose amino-acid sequence is MSGIFISFEGPDGAGKTTALKTLMPLLQAKTDQEIVLSREPGGSSISEKIRKIILDIHDEEMDPRTEALLYAAARRQHLIDVILPTLQANKIMLSDRFVDSSIAYQGGGREIGMKEVADINDFAIDGHLPDLTIYFDVSPEVGLSRIRKDHEGAMDRLEREAIDFHNRVYDSYMKIVKANPDRIKTINAEQAPEKVVADALDAIIKRFPNIFNKGE
- a CDS encoding initiation control protein YabA, with amino-acid sequence MAEKDLYDEFETITNQLNDITKKVSLLKEELSKALEEKEELKIENQNLRKHLEKMGYEDKDIKGNELSYSRLNLESLYRKGFHVCQQFYGTHRKDKEECIFCTNVLYGSNDKGKKKKVNIR
- a CDS encoding DNA polymerase III subunit delta' codes for the protein MESLLTEQPRVVNEFKKIISTNMLSHAYLIDNASSKIRQQMAIWLAQSQFCENLQDGAPDQTCQKCQTIALGDNPDVLEIQTEKQSIGVDDIKFFKKEANMAATQGKRRILIIDEAEKMTVQAANNLLKTIEEPEGNLMIILLADSAKQLLPTIQSRVQIFHLSNQSNDDEIASLVAVGFKSDQAERALKVTDIKYLESITGDKYQALSTALASWLKEVNKQKINSFVDIQTDIMPLVENKDQQHLVFDMLNQIFSDILSIRYNLEKSTLTSVDILDQKGIKKIVSMSDDLFTAEQMWKSNVSFQAILEDLSLKFVD
- the recR gene encoding recombination mediator RecR; translation: MKYPEPISKLIDSYMMLPGIGRKTATRMAFFTLGMDKDQVNEFAENLISAKTDLKSCRICGNITTEEICSICSDKNRDQSTILVVEQAKDIMSLDDMNGYNGLYHVLGGVLSPIDGVGPEDLNIKLLLNRLKENQNVRELIIATNATPEGEATAQYLAKLVKPAGIKVTRLAHGLAVGSDIEYADEMTLKSAVLGRREI
- the tsaB gene encoding tRNA (adenosine(37)-N6)-threonylcarbamoyltransferase complex dimerization subunit type 1 TsaB; this translates as MKILAFDSSNKPLSVAVVVDGKVLAHLESTEKKTHSITILPDIKKALAESNLTIDDIDLIAVAKGPGSYTGVRIAVTVAKTLADTLHKNLVGVSSLELLAANGDKAHILVPLMDARNDNAFAGVYQNSRDKFVSIIGDHHTSMEKLFAALKEYDEDQLEFINATPRLQELIQNQFPNAKIIAAEDSLPDAAKLAKLAESKKPVTDIDDFVPTYLRLTQAEHDWYAKGHKDDGNVSYVEEV
- the rsmI gene encoding 16S rRNA (cytidine(1402)-2'-O)-methyltransferase, whose product is MKEQRSFVDNSKGCLFLVPTPIGNLEDMTFRAVNTLKDVDLVAAEDTRNTKNLLNHFEIPTELISFHDHNTAQRIPELIEKMNAGVKIAQVSDAGAPSISDPGKELVKAAIKADIPVVPLPGATASVTALIASGIAPQPFYFYGFLPRKGKERTEALNNLSQREETTIVYESPYRVKKTIQDLIDNFGADRQITLARELTKIHEAFLRGSLEQVAEYYQDNDPKGEYVLIIAGKPVEAATQEESDDDLVVAVDSLIKQGEKPNKAIKEVAARNGLKKQDVYNLYHGIGEEQ
- the tsaD gene encoding tRNA (adenosine(37)-N6)-threonylcarbamoyltransferase complex transferase subunit TsaD — its product is MSFESSCDETSVAIIKNGKEILSNIIATQIKSHQRFGGVVPEVASRHHVEEVTKCIDLALDKAKVGYEDLDAVAVTYGPGLVGSLLIGIMAAKTVAFAHNLPLIKVNHLAGHIYSANFVTELQYPFMSLLVSGGHTELVLVTAPGVFHTLGDTRDDAVGEAYDKIGRVLGINYPAGKKVDEMAAVGKDTFNFPRAMVQEDNLDFSFSGLKSAFINTVHHADQVHEELNKDDLAASFQGAVLDILTNKTFKALKLHPVKQLIVGGGVSANQGLRKRLAEEIEKRDMDMELVFPPLRLCGDNAAMIGAMAQIQYDKGDFAELDLNADPSLDFDME